cggtgcgcttggggcccgcttcgcgggccaggtttagcccatcggtcgaaatcctggaaatcgaccctggatgtgtcgaattcctggaaatcgactcaagccggaaacggagcctccctccccgggtgctaccatggcggtgttctcggccccgcttcgcggggcctcggtgcgcttggggcccgcttcgcgggccgggtttagcccatcggtcgaaatcctggaaatcgaccctggatgtgtcgaattcctggaaatcgactcaagccggaaacggaacctccctccccgggtgctaccatggcggtgttctcggccccgcttcgcggggcctcggtgcgcttggggcccgcttcgcgggccgggtttagcccatcggtcgaaatcctggaaatcgaccctggatgtgtcgaattcctggaaatcgactcaagccggaaacggaacctccctccccgggtgctaccgtggcggtgttctcggccccgcttcgcggggcctcggtgcgcttggggcccgctgcgcgggccaggtttagcccatcggtcgaaatcctggaaatcgacctcggtccaggttgaattcctggaattggacttcgggggtcaggtttagcccatcggtcgcattcctggaattcgacctcggtcctccaggttgaattcctggaattcgaccttgcgggcaggttaaccgatcggtaggaatcctggaaatgaaccccggttgtttggggttggtttcctggaaatcgacttcgggggttaggttagcccatcggtagaaatcctggaaatgaacctcggttggttcggggttgaattcctggaaatcgactcaagccagggacggaatcggaaccacccaccccgggccggtgctctcggcccggcttcgcggagcaggtttagcccatcggtaggaatcctggaactggaccttggatggttggggtcgaattcctggaaatcgactcaagccagggacggaatcggaaccacccaccccgggccggtgctctcggcccggcttcgcagagcaggtttagcccatcggtaggaatcctggaactggaccttgggtggtggttggggttaaattcctggaaatcgacttcgggggttaggttagcccatcggtagaaatcctggaaatgaacctcggttggttcggggttgaattcctggaaatcgactcaagccggggacggaatcggaaccacccaccccgggccggtgctctcggcccggcttcgcggggcaggtttagcccatcggtagcattcctggaaatcgacttcgaaccacccccccgggccggtgctctcggcccggcttcgcggggcaggtttagcccatcggtagcattcctggaaatcgacttcgaaccacccccccgggccggtgctctcggcccggcttcgcggggcaggtttagcccatcggtagcattcctggaaatcgacttcggaggtcaggtttagcccatcggtagctttcatggaagttgacctcggtcctccaggttgaattcctggaattcgacctacctggcaggttaaccgatcggtaggaatcctggaaatgaacctcggtttttttgcggttgttttcctggaaatcgacttcgggggttaggttagcccatcggtagaaatcctggaaatgaacctcggttggttcggggttgaattcctggaaatcgactcaagccggggacggaatcggaaccacccaccccgggccggtgctctcggcccggcttcgcggggcaggtttagcccatcggtagcattcctggaaatcgacttcgaaccacccccccgggccggtgctctcggcccggcttcgcggggcaggtttagcccatcggtagcattcctggaaatcgacttcaaaccacccccccgggccggtgctctcggcccggcttcgcggggcaggtttagcccatcggtagcattcctggaaatcgacttcggaggtcaggtttagcccatcggtagctttcatggaagttgacctcggtcctccaggttgaattcctggaattcgacctacctggcaggttaaccgatcggtaggaatcctggaaatgaacctcggtttttttgcggttgttttcctggaaattgacttaagcgggggacagaatcggaaccacccaccccgggccggtgctctcggcccggcttcgcggggcaggtttagcccatcggtagcattcctggaaatcgacttcgaaccacccccccgggccggtgctctcggcccggcttcgcggggcaggtttagcccatcggtagcattcctggaaatcgacttcggaggtcaggtttagcccatcggtagctttcatggaagttgacctcggtcctccaggttgaattcctggaattcgacctacctggcaggttaaccgatcggtaggaatcctggaaatgaacctcggttttttTACGGTtgtattcctggaaatggacttaagcgggggacggaatcggaaccacccaccccgggcccggtgctctcggcccggcttcgcggggcaggtttagcccatcggtagcattcctggaaatggacttcgggggtcaggtttagcccatcggtaggattccaggaagttgacctcggttgaggttgaattcctggaattcgacctagcggggcaggttagccgatcggtaggaatcctggaaatgaacctcggttggttggggttggattcctggaaatgggCTTGGGGGtcaggttagccgatcggtaggaatcctggaactggaccttgtttggggttggattcctggaagtggacttcgcggggcaggttagccgatcggtaggaatcctggaattggaccttggatgggggttggattcctggaaatggacttaagcgggggacggaatcggaaccacccaccaggCCGGTGctctcaggtttagcccatcggtcggaatcctggaactggatcttggttggttggggttggattcctggaactggacctggaACTGGTTGGGGCTCAATTCCTGAAAATGGACTCAGGCCGGGAATGGAACCACCCAGCCCGGGActcaccatgccggtgttctcgacgtgtttggggcccgcttcgccgaTCGGTAAGAATCCTGGAACTCGACCTTGGTTGGGTTTGGATTCCtcgaaatggacttaagcggaAAATGGAACCACCGACCCTGACACATTGTGAGAGGCATGCAGCATTGTCTTAAAACATACAATGTAAAAAACCTGGAAGAAGACCCACCAGAACTCCAACATTCCAAATTgactttaattttcacatctttTGATCCTAATTCGGACTTGGTTTCAAATGTTCTCAATACATAGTTCCAGCTCACGGCATAGCTGTCGAAATGCTGGTTGTTCAGCCACGATCTCCCGTATCCTTTTTTTCAGGACCAACTTTTCCTGGATCTCTCTTTCGAAGAGAGTTTTGGCCATGGAATAAAATTGTGGTGTGAGTGCGAGTTTTCTTCGTTGACCCTGaaagacataaaaatgacaaaggttTAATTTTAGGATTTCCACATTAGAGTCCCCCTCCGCAGCCCAAGTCTACTTACAGAATTATGATGACTGATTTTTTCTGGAAGTGTTGTTGGCTCTGAATTTGGTTTGGGAGatctcttttgctgtgtttcgtTCCCTTTTTGGATGGAATTTGTCCTTTTTCTTTAACTTGATCTtctccttcatcttcttcttcttgcgggACTTGAGAGTGTGAGTGGTATCACAATCCTAAGGACACAGTATGTTATATTTTGCGGGttagggttaaggttagggttaaccctaaccctaaccccccccccggGGGTTAAGAAATATTTCATGTCGGTGTATTACAATGACAGAATTACTTCCAGGAATTATACTCACAAATTTCAAGGGCGCTGGACATGTTTTTCTACCAACAAGGCATGTTCCATTATCTGTTCCGCATCTTCCCAGTCACTGAAGTCAGACTATAgtacaaaaagcaaaatagaAGACAAAGctatgggttagggttagggttagggttagtttaACAAGTTTAACAACAGGAGACATGGGACTTCCTGGATTTCACCTCAGCTTCCCTCGGGCGTACATTCTCCAATTCCATCAACTGGGGAGAAGCCTCCCTTGAAACTTGCCGTCCATCTCCCACTGTTTTGTCAGATGTTTTCACCTTTTTGCTGCTGTCTTCACTCTTCCTTTGCTGCTTCTTTTCCCCAGGTGAGCCTGTCTGTCACCAGAAAGGAAACAGTCATATTTTGGTGGCATGAGCCAGTGTTGCATTTGATTGAACcacttccaggaattctactcaCCCGGTGCAGGGAGGAGACCTTCTGTGTTAAGGGCAGGGAGACTTCTTGTGTTAAGGGAAAGacaatttgttccatgacgtCCATCTCATCTTCGTCTTCAGTCATGTACATCTATACAATGACAAAATCCAATTTGGAAGCCATGGcaatggggtggggggggaaacTTCCACAATAGTGACATGGGACTTCCTGGATATCACCTTA
This genomic stretch from Festucalex cinctus isolate MCC-2025b chromosome 13, RoL_Fcin_1.0, whole genome shotgun sequence harbors:
- the LOC144033530 gene encoding uncharacterized protein LOC144033530, producing the protein MDPEHCAHYTGAPNEHGNGNKSRCEGKHKKAPLQVPRMSEVNVNCNEEELPEEPFEPLTQEVSVPLTQASPLRTTKDVNRSEQNVGAGWQLSREPGDLVSTPQSEEKKMYMTEDEDEMDVMEQIVFPLTQEVSLPLTQKVSSLHRTGSPGEKKQQRKSEDSSKKVKTSDKTVGDGRQVSREASPQLMELENVRPREAESDFSDWEDAEQIMEHALLVEKHVQRP